A single Atribacterota bacterium DNA region contains:
- the dnaJ gene encoding molecular chaperone DnaJ, giving the protein MGAKRDYYEVLGLGRNATQEEIKKAYRRLARQYHPDMNSGNKEAAERFKEINEAYQVLSDPEKRNMYDRFGHGAFSGQTQGGYGGFGSDFEWFGDLSSGFGDIFDFFFGTSAQGRRGRTTKATRGQDVKVEVTLEFEEAAFGVEKEIVLERTEVCPECQGVGGKKKVSCSHCGGTGEIRHTQTSFFGSIVTSKPCSYCGGRGWVPEDLCSRCRGTGKVKRERRVKVRIPAGVDNGYKLRIAGEGESGEYGGVPGDLYIFIKVKPHRFLERQGADLYYTLSLSYSQLVLGDEVEVPTLRGTEKIHVPPLTESDTVFRLRGRGLPDPHTGFRGDQIIRVKLRMPHQVSGEYRQLLEKLWEIERGTLAQKNKAGGIFERLKEAFTHPEE; this is encoded by the coding sequence ATGGGTGCAAAAAGAGACTACTATGAGGTTCTGGGGTTGGGGCGGAACGCCACCCAGGAAGAAATTAAAAAAGCGTATCGGCGCCTGGCACGTCAGTACCATCCGGACATGAACTCGGGGAATAAGGAGGCGGCCGAACGATTTAAGGAAATCAACGAAGCCTACCAGGTGCTTTCTGACCCTGAGAAACGAAACATGTATGACCGCTTTGGACACGGGGCATTTTCAGGGCAAACCCAGGGCGGGTACGGTGGTTTTGGCTCTGATTTTGAATGGTTCGGGGACCTCTCCTCGGGATTTGGCGACATTTTTGATTTCTTCTTCGGTACGAGTGCTCAGGGTCGTAGGGGTAGAACTACGAAAGCCACTCGTGGTCAGGACGTCAAAGTGGAGGTAACCCTCGAGTTCGAAGAAGCCGCGTTTGGGGTGGAGAAAGAGATTGTGCTGGAGCGCACCGAGGTATGTCCAGAGTGTCAGGGAGTGGGAGGGAAAAAGAAGGTTTCCTGTTCCCACTGTGGAGGCACGGGTGAGATTCGCCACACCCAGACTTCCTTTTTCGGTTCCATCGTGACTTCAAAACCCTGTAGCTACTGTGGGGGAAGAGGGTGGGTACCTGAAGACCTCTGTTCCCGGTGTCGGGGAACGGGAAAGGTGAAAAGGGAACGTCGGGTCAAGGTGCGGATTCCGGCTGGTGTGGATAACGGATATAAATTGCGGATTGCCGGAGAAGGAGAGAGCGGGGAGTACGGCGGGGTTCCCGGAGACCTCTATATCTTTATCAAGGTCAAACCTCATCGTTTTCTGGAGCGCCAGGGGGCAGACCTTTACTATACCCTTTCCCTTTCTTACTCGCAGCTTGTTCTGGGTGACGAAGTGGAAGTGCCAACCCTCCGTGGGACGGAGAAGATTCATGTTCCACCTCTTACTGAAAGTGACACGGTGTTTCGGTTGCGAGGAAGGGGTCTTCCTGACCCCCATACTGGTTTCCGCGGGGATCAGATTATCCGGGTTAAATTACGCATGCCCCACCAGGTGAGCGGAGAGTACCGGCAGCTTCTGGAGAAATTATGGGAAATTGAACGGGGAACTCTGGCGCAGAAAAATAAAGCTGGTGGAATCTTTGAACGCCTGAAAGAAGCCTTTACGCACCCTGAAGAATAG
- a CDS encoding Gfo/Idh/MocA family oxidoreductase — MTRLIKVGVIGTGFIGPAHIEAARRTFLAEVIGLADMNEEVARCKAEQYAVSRCYGDYRELLRDDDVEVVHICTPNFLHYTMSKEALMAGKHVVCEKPLAMNRQEAEELVELAEKKNLLHAVHFNIRYYPLAREARVMVHNGKVGTVFAVHGSYLQDWLFYDTDYNWRLEPELSGESRAIADIGSHWLDLIEYITGQKVTEVFADFATFHKIRKKPLKPVETYAGKILQPEDYQSIPINTEDYASVLLHFANGAHGVLTVNQVAAGRKNRLYYEIDGSQCALAWDSERPNELWIGRRDQANEMLMKDPSLLSPKTRTIVSFPGGHNEGFPDTSKHLFREVYQCILKGNAQEERDFPTFFDGLREVVLCEAILCSARTGKWVKVE, encoded by the coding sequence ATGACGCGTCTTATCAAAGTTGGGGTTATTGGAACCGGTTTCATTGGTCCGGCCCATATCGAAGCTGCGAGAAGGACCTTTCTGGCTGAAGTGATTGGTCTTGCTGACATGAATGAAGAGGTGGCCCGTTGTAAAGCTGAACAGTATGCCGTTTCCCGCTGCTACGGTGATTATCGAGAACTGCTGCGCGATGACGATGTGGAAGTGGTTCATATCTGTACGCCTAATTTTCTCCACTATACCATGTCCAAAGAAGCCCTCATGGCTGGAAAACATGTGGTCTGCGAAAAGCCGCTGGCCATGAACCGCCAGGAAGCAGAAGAACTGGTGGAACTGGCGGAAAAGAAAAATCTCCTTCATGCGGTACACTTTAATATTCGCTACTATCCTCTGGCTCGAGAGGCAAGGGTGATGGTGCACAATGGGAAGGTGGGTACGGTCTTTGCCGTGCATGGGTCGTACCTGCAGGACTGGCTTTTTTATGACACTGATTATAACTGGCGTCTGGAACCGGAATTGAGTGGTGAATCCAGGGCCATTGCCGATATTGGTTCTCACTGGCTGGATCTCATCGAGTACATCACTGGTCAGAAAGTAACCGAGGTGTTCGCCGATTTTGCCACCTTTCATAAAATACGGAAGAAACCACTCAAACCGGTAGAAACCTATGCAGGTAAGATTTTGCAGCCGGAGGATTACCAGTCAATTCCCATCAATACTGAGGATTATGCTTCGGTGCTCTTGCATTTTGCTAACGGGGCTCATGGCGTTTTAACCGTCAATCAGGTGGCGGCGGGGAGGAAAAACCGGCTCTACTATGAAATCGATGGGTCGCAGTGTGCCCTGGCTTGGGATTCAGAACGACCCAATGAACTGTGGATTGGTCGACGCGACCAGGCCAACGAGATGTTGATGAAAGATCCCTCGCTTTTGAGCCCAAAAACCAGAACCATTGTTTCCTTCCCCGGGGGACATAACGAAGGATTCCCCGATACCTCAAAACACCTTTTCCGAGAAGTGTATCAGTGTATTCTAAAAGGGAATGCTCAAGAAGAACGAGATTTCCCCACCTTTTTCGATGGGTTACGAGAAGTCGTGCTCTGTGAAGCAATCCTGTGCAGTGCTCGAACCGGAAAGTGGGTTAAAGTCGAGTGA
- the mtaB gene encoding tRNA (N(6)-L-threonylcarbamoyladenosine(37)-C(2))-methylthiotransferase MtaB, with the protein MRIAIKTLGCKVNQAESEALILALVQNGFEVVDFSQESDLYIVNGCAVTQEAERKTRQMVHQALRRNAQALVLLVGCTARLFWRENEDPWDGRVVILPAQDKEKAVLEYVSRLIPPLPRLHREFPSSRVRSWVKVEDGCDHFCSYCIVPHLRGGIRSVAPQRILDEVQRLEAKGVREVVLCGINLGYFGRDIAFPFIDLLELLVRETKGIRFRLSSLEPFLLTGEFLERYVSLGKRVCPHFHLPLQSGSDRILQRMGRGYDTAFYRSLVDTLRQMVSSVAITTDVMVGFPGETEDDFQKTVHFCRTVGFARMHVFSFSPRPGTLAFQWEREMGVKQGDKKRREKVLLELAEESRAQYHRQFLGKTVEVVIESVRSGVAFGYSEQYIPVRIPGVMEKKIGEVLRVRIKEVESNWVVAESPFHQEELSAMGCV; encoded by the coding sequence ATGCGGATTGCCATTAAGACTTTGGGGTGTAAAGTCAATCAGGCGGAAAGTGAAGCTCTGATTTTGGCTCTTGTTCAAAATGGGTTTGAGGTGGTCGATTTTTCGCAGGAGAGTGACTTATACATTGTCAATGGGTGTGCTGTGACCCAGGAAGCGGAACGGAAAACTCGCCAGATGGTTCACCAGGCTCTGCGTCGAAATGCTCAAGCGCTGGTTCTGCTCGTCGGATGTACGGCTCGATTATTCTGGAGAGAAAATGAGGACCCCTGGGATGGTCGAGTGGTAATCTTACCGGCGCAGGACAAAGAAAAAGCGGTCCTGGAGTACGTGAGTCGGCTGATACCACCATTGCCTCGATTGCATCGGGAATTCCCGTCTTCCCGGGTGCGAAGCTGGGTGAAGGTCGAAGACGGTTGTGACCATTTTTGCAGTTACTGTATCGTTCCGCACCTGCGAGGAGGGATTCGGAGTGTTGCCCCCCAGAGAATCCTGGACGAAGTACAGCGCCTTGAGGCTAAGGGAGTCAGGGAGGTGGTGCTCTGTGGGATTAACTTGGGGTACTTCGGCCGGGATATTGCCTTCCCGTTCATTGACCTTTTGGAACTCCTGGTGCGGGAGACGAAGGGGATTCGTTTTCGGCTGAGTTCTCTGGAGCCATTTCTCCTGACCGGGGAGTTTTTGGAACGTTACGTTTCTCTGGGGAAGCGAGTATGCCCTCATTTCCATTTGCCCCTCCAGAGTGGAAGTGACCGAATTCTTCAGAGGATGGGTCGAGGCTATGATACCGCCTTTTACCGGTCTCTCGTAGATACGTTGCGTCAGATGGTCTCCTCTGTGGCCATTACCACCGATGTGATGGTGGGATTTCCTGGAGAGACGGAGGATGATTTTCAAAAGACGGTGCATTTTTGCCGGACCGTCGGCTTTGCCCGCATGCACGTTTTTTCCTTCTCGCCTCGTCCCGGTACCTTAGCTTTCCAGTGGGAGAGGGAAATGGGGGTGAAGCAGGGAGACAAAAAGCGAAGAGAAAAGGTGCTTTTGGAACTGGCTGAAGAGAGCCGTGCTCAATACCACCGGCAGTTTCTAGGGAAAACAGTAGAGGTGGTCATTGAATCAGTTCGCTCTGGAGTTGCCTTCGGGTACTCGGAACAGTATATTCCGGTTCGAATACCGGGTGTGATGGAGAAAAAGATTGGAGAAGTGCTCAGAGTAAGGATTAAAGAGGTTGAGAGCAATTGGGTAGTGGCTGAATCGCCCTTCCATCAGGAAGAACTGAGCGCCATGGGTTGCGTATAA
- a CDS encoding sugar phosphate isomerase/epimerase, which translates to MKLGFMTACLPEMRLEDLVEWASGQGFGMLEVACWPKVFEKRRYAGTQHIDVEALTPEEAARIRELFRSHGLSISSLGYYPNNLDPNLENRRFYHEHLKKVIKAAQMLEVPVVGTFVGRDPQTNVEEALAEFRKVFPDLVQFAADHGVKLAIENCPMLYSMDRWPGGTNLATTPSIWRQMFESIPSAYLGLNLDPSHLIWQQIDYVKVVHDFREKIFHVHAKDTKILWDKLNEVGIFGFGWYVDKVAGTGDIDWNAFITALYEVGYDYVISIEHEDRSFEKDTESKLRGILLAQKLLKDYVV; encoded by the coding sequence GTGAAGCTTGGTTTTATGACTGCGTGTTTACCGGAAATGAGGCTGGAGGACCTGGTGGAGTGGGCGAGTGGTCAAGGTTTTGGGATGCTTGAGGTGGCCTGCTGGCCGAAGGTATTTGAGAAACGCAGGTATGCTGGAACACAACATATCGATGTGGAAGCATTGACTCCTGAAGAAGCGGCCCGAATTCGGGAACTTTTCCGGTCTCATGGTCTTTCGATTTCTTCCTTGGGGTACTATCCGAACAATTTAGACCCCAACCTGGAAAATCGTCGCTTTTATCATGAACACCTCAAGAAGGTGATTAAAGCCGCACAGATGCTTGAAGTGCCGGTGGTGGGAACGTTTGTGGGTAGAGACCCCCAGACCAATGTGGAAGAGGCCCTGGCTGAGTTCCGGAAGGTATTTCCGGATTTGGTGCAGTTTGCCGCTGATCACGGGGTGAAACTCGCCATCGAAAACTGTCCCATGCTCTATTCCATGGATCGCTGGCCTGGAGGAACGAACCTGGCCACCACACCTTCCATCTGGCGTCAGATGTTTGAAAGCATTCCCTCTGCGTATCTGGGACTCAATCTGGATCCCTCTCACCTCATCTGGCAGCAGATTGACTATGTGAAAGTGGTCCATGATTTTCGGGAGAAGATTTTCCATGTCCATGCCAAGGATACCAAGATTCTCTGGGATAAGCTGAACGAAGTTGGTATTTTCGGTTTTGGGTGGTACGTGGATAAAGTGGCGGGGACTGGTGATATCGATTGGAATGCGTTTATCACTGCCCTGTATGAAGTTGGCTATGACTATGTGATTAGCATTGAGCATGAGGATCGAAGTTTTGAAAAAGATACCGAGAGCAAGTTGCGCGGTATCCTTTTAGCTCAGAAACTCCTGAAAGACTACGTCGTGTAA
- a CDS encoding O-antigen ligase family protein yields the protein MKTRKSNPKQRIKVFRDLQLLWAFFLLTLLSAYYRGLYFDFERFRFYIVLWIGVGIFFFIRFFAFQEEMTLKTGVEWSFLGLVVLYLVNIPWSADKGLALREFLTYFTFFVFFIVLEQISFSVALPKKKWFLFGFGVSAFILILLSLFYHFGFVPGVVLPTYMSLRELFVAGRIFSNFQYPNTAAAYFSMAYFGMLTFVLLEEKKHWRFTALFFSFLILEGIFFTYSRGAFLIVPLTLLFLLWILPRREKIRLFLLVVVSVAILLAFLSPLEEYLFGMRYAAFLALFFGGALLLAGVGELALEYEEKMGTLSNRFYLFTGVGLGVAGVFVFLLGKYSNLLPLYLTRRIQNINFSDPNVVGRFTFYRDALRIGLDRPLNGWGGGGWKVLYFGYQSAPYFTESTHNFYAQLFVEGGFLGILLVVGLLFFLFWETWKVRDRLSPQEAIFTLGVLGMLFMGFAHGILDINFSLGSYHFVVWFFAGVLGGMVREKMVRNDRWRLFPRVLSLSSGWGFLLSVGFLILVSLMAFGVEQGMVGEYLLKTGDVHNAIAFYQDAARFDPLNAEVHLGLSQAFRSLFLASGDPQWRIASEKEAQRAYRLSPFKHTYVEHLALLHVERGDFEKGLALFEEAVSRAPLLPVMYEHLALTFKSVGDFYWKRGEKDKAREFYQRGVKVEELFRENTRRSLRPVEGNGGVGKVVLELKALLERE from the coding sequence ATGAAGACGCGCAAATCCAATCCGAAGCAGCGCATTAAAGTTTTTCGGGACCTTCAGCTTCTCTGGGCGTTCTTCCTGTTGACTCTGCTTTCCGCGTACTATCGGGGTCTTTACTTTGACTTTGAGCGGTTTCGCTTTTATATCGTGCTGTGGATTGGAGTGGGAATCTTTTTCTTCATCCGTTTTTTTGCCTTCCAGGAAGAAATGACCCTTAAGACTGGAGTGGAGTGGAGTTTTCTTGGTCTTGTGGTCCTGTACCTTGTCAATATACCCTGGTCGGCCGATAAAGGGTTAGCGCTGCGGGAGTTCCTCACCTATTTCACGTTTTTTGTGTTCTTTATCGTTTTAGAGCAAATCTCTTTTTCGGTAGCACTCCCAAAAAAGAAATGGTTTCTCTTTGGCTTTGGTGTGAGTGCTTTTATCCTTATTCTCCTCAGTTTGTTCTACCACTTTGGTTTTGTTCCCGGAGTGGTTTTGCCCACCTATATGAGTCTGCGAGAACTCTTCGTGGCAGGACGCATCTTTTCCAACTTTCAGTACCCCAATACCGCAGCGGCCTATTTCTCCATGGCCTACTTTGGGATGCTGACCTTTGTCCTTTTGGAAGAAAAGAAGCACTGGCGCTTTACCGCTCTTTTTTTCTCCTTTCTCATCCTGGAAGGAATTTTCTTTACCTATTCGCGGGGGGCTTTCTTGATTGTACCGTTGACGCTCCTTTTCCTCCTCTGGATTCTGCCCCGGCGAGAAAAGATTCGTCTTTTCCTTTTGGTGGTGGTTTCGGTCGCGATTCTTCTGGCATTCTTGTCCCCTCTGGAGGAGTACCTTTTTGGTATGCGTTACGCAGCCTTCCTGGCCCTTTTTTTTGGTGGGGCGCTGCTTTTGGCGGGTGTTGGGGAGCTGGCTCTCGAGTATGAAGAAAAAATGGGCACCCTTTCCAATCGGTTCTACCTTTTTACTGGTGTGGGATTAGGTGTAGCCGGGGTTTTCGTGTTCCTTCTGGGGAAGTACTCGAATCTCCTTCCTCTGTACCTTACGCGTCGCATCCAGAATATCAATTTTTCAGACCCCAATGTGGTGGGACGTTTCACCTTCTATCGAGATGCTCTGCGGATTGGTTTAGACCGACCTTTGAATGGCTGGGGTGGTGGGGGATGGAAAGTCCTGTACTTCGGGTATCAATCGGCACCGTATTTTACCGAGAGCACGCACAACTTCTATGCCCAGCTTTTTGTGGAGGGGGGATTTTTAGGGATTCTGCTGGTAGTTGGGCTTCTCTTTTTCCTCTTCTGGGAAACCTGGAAAGTTCGGGATCGGTTGTCCCCGCAGGAGGCCATTTTTACCCTGGGAGTTTTGGGGATGCTCTTTATGGGGTTTGCCCATGGGATTCTTGATATTAACTTTTCTTTGGGGTCCTACCATTTTGTGGTCTGGTTTTTTGCCGGGGTTTTGGGTGGTATGGTTCGGGAAAAGATGGTTCGGAATGACCGTTGGAGGTTGTTTCCGCGGGTCCTGTCTTTGAGCTCGGGTTGGGGGTTTCTTTTGAGTGTGGGGTTTTTGATTCTGGTCTCCCTTATGGCCTTTGGGGTTGAACAGGGCATGGTTGGGGAGTACCTTCTTAAAACTGGCGATGTGCACAACGCCATTGCCTTTTACCAGGATGCGGCTCGTTTTGATCCACTCAATGCAGAAGTGCACTTGGGTCTGAGTCAAGCTTTTCGGAGTCTATTTTTAGCCAGTGGCGATCCCCAATGGCGGATAGCGAGCGAAAAAGAGGCCCAAAGGGCGTATCGCCTCTCTCCTTTTAAACACACCTATGTGGAGCACCTGGCACTGTTGCACGTGGAGCGGGGTGACTTTGAAAAGGGTTTGGCGCTTTTTGAAGAGGCAGTTTCCAGAGCACCACTTCTTCCGGTCATGTATGAGCACTTGGCTCTGACTTTTAAAAGTGTTGGTGATTTTTACTGGAAGAGGGGAGAAAAAGACAAAGCTCGGGAATTCTACCAGCGGGGAGTGAAAGTGGAAGAGCTTTTCCGTGAAAACACTCGTCGTTCCTTGAGGCCGGTGGAGGGGAATGGAGGGGTTGGAAAAGTGGTTCTTGAGTTAAAAGCACTACTCGAAAGGGAGTGA
- the dnaK gene encoding molecular chaperone DnaK, translating into MAKVIGIDLGTTNSVVAYLEGGQPVVIPNKEGARLTPSVVAFTKQNEILVGQLAKRQAITNPKNTIFSIKRLMGRRYDDPEVEKARRVLPYEIVPGKHGEACVKIGDRVYTPPEISALILRKLKEDAEEYLGEKITEAVITVPAYFNDSQRQATKDAGKIAGLDVKRIINEPTAAALAYGLGKGKEEVIAVYDLGGGTFDISILEIGDGVFEVKSTSGDTFLGGDDFDRRLMDYIIEEFRKDQGIDLRADQMALQRLKEAAEKAKCELSTALQTEINLPFITADQSGPKHLVMTITRAKLEQLTMDLIERTIGPCEQAMRDAGLKPEDIDAVILVGGMTRMPKVQEVVERIFKKEPRRGVNPDEVVAVGAAIQAGVLKGEVKDVLLLDVTPLSLGIETLGGVFTKIIERNTTIPVSKSQVFTTAADNQTTVEIHVLQGERPMAQDNFSLGKFQLTGIPPAPRGVPQIEVKFDIDADGILHVSAKDLATGKEQAITIKASSGLSREEIDRMIREAELHAEEDRKKKEEVELRNQADNLVYTVEKTLRDSGDKLSTSTKTSVEGALSSLREALKGNDAADIRRRMEELQSASHAMAQELYQKTAQAGASYHSSEGSSAESGHGARDENVVDADYKVVDDEGK; encoded by the coding sequence ATGGCGAAAGTAATTGGAATAGATCTGGGTACCACAAACTCGGTGGTGGCGTATCTTGAAGGGGGTCAGCCGGTGGTGATTCCCAATAAAGAGGGTGCACGGTTAACCCCCTCAGTGGTGGCGTTCACCAAACAGAATGAAATCTTGGTTGGGCAATTGGCCAAACGGCAGGCCATCACCAACCCGAAGAATACCATTTTTTCCATTAAACGCTTGATGGGTCGTCGTTATGATGACCCGGAGGTGGAAAAAGCCCGCCGGGTTTTACCCTATGAAATTGTTCCCGGAAAGCACGGCGAAGCCTGCGTGAAAATCGGAGATCGGGTTTACACTCCCCCGGAGATCTCGGCACTGATTCTGCGTAAGCTCAAGGAAGATGCCGAAGAGTATCTAGGAGAGAAAATCACCGAAGCCGTCATTACCGTTCCGGCATACTTCAACGATAGTCAGCGCCAGGCCACCAAAGATGCGGGAAAAATCGCTGGTTTAGACGTGAAACGGATTATCAACGAACCCACGGCTGCAGCATTAGCCTATGGCCTTGGCAAAGGAAAGGAAGAAGTGATTGCGGTGTATGACCTGGGTGGAGGAACTTTTGATATCTCCATTCTTGAAATCGGTGATGGGGTCTTTGAGGTCAAATCCACATCCGGGGATACCTTCTTAGGTGGGGATGACTTTGATCGCCGCTTAATGGACTATATCATCGAAGAGTTCCGCAAAGACCAGGGTATCGACCTGCGGGCAGACCAGATGGCCTTGCAGCGCTTAAAAGAAGCAGCCGAGAAAGCCAAATGTGAATTGTCCACGGCACTGCAGACCGAAATCAATCTCCCCTTCATTACCGCCGACCAGAGTGGTCCCAAGCACCTGGTGATGACCATCACCCGGGCTAAGTTAGAGCAGTTGACCATGGACCTCATTGAGCGCACCATTGGTCCCTGTGAACAGGCGATGAGAGATGCAGGGCTAAAACCCGAAGACATCGATGCGGTGATTCTGGTGGGAGGAATGACCAGAATGCCCAAGGTCCAGGAAGTGGTGGAACGCATTTTCAAGAAAGAACCCCGTCGGGGAGTGAACCCTGACGAAGTGGTGGCTGTGGGGGCTGCAATTCAGGCTGGGGTGTTGAAGGGAGAAGTGAAGGACGTTCTGCTCCTTGACGTCACTCCTCTTTCTCTGGGCATTGAAACCCTGGGAGGGGTATTCACCAAGATCATTGAGCGGAACACCACCATCCCGGTCTCCAAAAGCCAGGTTTTTACCACCGCGGCTGACAACCAGACCACGGTAGAAATTCACGTTCTCCAGGGCGAAAGACCGATGGCTCAGGATAACTTCTCCCTAGGTAAGTTTCAGCTTACCGGTATTCCTCCTGCACCTCGAGGTGTTCCCCAGATTGAGGTCAAATTTGATATCGATGCTGATGGAATCCTCCATGTCTCGGCCAAGGACTTGGCCACTGGTAAGGAGCAGGCCATTACCATTAAAGCGTCAAGTGGCCTGAGCCGGGAGGAAATTGACCGTATGATTCGGGAGGCAGAACTCCACGCTGAGGAGGACCGGAAGAAAAAAGAAGAGGTGGAGTTGCGCAACCAGGCGGATAACCTGGTCTATACTGTGGAAAAGACTCTACGAGATTCGGGGGACAAGCTCTCTACCTCTACCAAAACTTCGGTAGAAGGAGCCTTATCGAGCCTCCGGGAAGCCCTGAAGGGGAATGATGCGGCGGACATCCGTCGTAGAATGGAAGAGTTGCAGTCGGCTTCTCATGCCATGGCGCAGGAACTATATCAGAAAACAGCTCAGGCTGGTGCTTCTTACCATTCTTCAGAAGGTAGTTCTGCGGAAAGTGGCCATGGGGCTCGAGATGAAAATGTGGTTGATGCCGACTATAAAGTCGTGGATGATGAGGGTAAATAG
- a CDS encoding nucleotide exchange factor GrpE, with amino-acid sequence MREEHKEPSAGKLNDQPHQEVSMLDNALQSEVESLRSALEEERKKTEEQGKLAEEYLDHLKRLKAEFDNFRKREMLYRQNFVKTANRDLILKILPVLDDMEKALSEGEKGGFGTDPFYQGVELIYRKFLTLLEKEGVRQLLALGQKFDPKYHEAVSTVSLPEREDYEIVEELRKGYLLHDEVMRPAQVVVNRHSEEKMA; translated from the coding sequence ATGCGAGAAGAGCATAAAGAGCCTTCGGCAGGAAAACTCAATGACCAGCCGCATCAGGAAGTGTCCATGCTTGATAACGCCCTCCAGAGTGAAGTGGAGAGCTTGCGGTCGGCCTTGGAAGAAGAACGGAAAAAAACTGAAGAGCAGGGAAAACTGGCTGAAGAGTACCTGGACCATCTGAAACGACTCAAGGCTGAGTTTGATAATTTCCGCAAAAGAGAGATGCTCTACCGGCAGAATTTTGTGAAAACGGCGAATCGCGATTTGATTCTCAAAATTCTACCGGTTCTTGATGATATGGAAAAGGCACTTTCTGAGGGGGAAAAGGGTGGTTTTGGGACGGATCCCTTTTATCAAGGGGTGGAGTTGATTTACCGAAAGTTCTTGACCCTTCTGGAAAAAGAGGGGGTACGGCAACTTTTGGCATTGGGTCAAAAATTTGACCCCAAGTATCACGAGGCAGTGAGTACCGTTTCACTGCCCGAGCGGGAAGATTATGAGATTGTAGAGGAATTGCGCAAGGGATACCTCTTGCATGACGAGGTCATGCGCCCAGCGCAAGTTGTTGTCAATCGACATTCAGAAGAGAAAATGGCCTAA
- a CDS encoding RsmE family RNA methyltransferase, translating into MGCFFFHPSLGENEVVTLPPEEGHHLEVERIGAGEEIFLGNGKGQLFRGVYLGKREGKHWVEVRERVQEENPPFSIWVWQAFLHAPSRLDWLVEKLTEIGVSRIVFFPAHRSLVLGASFQRMGRWQKIVRSACKQSGRLTFPEVEVIESWNTFLTRLEKSSGTVLLTDFAASQTLFQVVGAFRETAWNLVIGPEGDFTEEEKRVISALSQARGVKLLSKVLRSETAAVFGASILVSLLDGTHADCH; encoded by the coding sequence ATGGGTTGTTTCTTCTTCCATCCTTCTTTGGGCGAAAACGAGGTGGTGACGCTTCCTCCTGAAGAGGGTCATCATCTTGAAGTGGAGCGAATCGGTGCAGGAGAAGAGATTTTTCTCGGTAATGGAAAAGGGCAGCTTTTTCGAGGTGTGTATTTGGGAAAGCGGGAGGGAAAACACTGGGTGGAGGTTAGGGAGAGGGTGCAGGAAGAGAATCCCCCCTTTTCCATATGGGTGTGGCAGGCGTTTCTGCATGCTCCTTCGCGGTTGGACTGGTTGGTGGAGAAATTGACGGAAATCGGTGTTTCAAGGATTGTTTTTTTTCCTGCGCACCGCTCGCTGGTTCTGGGTGCTTCGTTCCAGCGGATGGGACGCTGGCAAAAAATTGTCCGCAGTGCCTGTAAACAATCGGGGAGATTGACCTTTCCAGAGGTGGAAGTGATTGAGAGTTGGAATACCTTCCTCACTCGCTTAGAAAAATCCTCCGGCACGGTACTGCTTACGGACTTCGCCGCTTCTCAAACCCTCTTTCAGGTGGTGGGGGCTTTTCGGGAGACGGCGTGGAATCTGGTGATCGGTCCGGAAGGGGATTTTACTGAAGAGGAAAAACGGGTAATCTCTGCTCTTTCTCAAGCTCGGGGGGTGAAGCTACTTTCGAAAGTCCTCCGTAGCGAAACCGCAGCCGTTTTTGGTGCGTCAATCCTGGTGAGCCTCTTGGATGGTACCCATGCGGATTGCCATTAA
- a CDS encoding thermonuclease family protein produces the protein MKTCLVFVVLILILVQVAYAEEGLVPLRIVRWIRPNLLLGEVVQEGESQRVRVRLAGVVLPVGNDRVYEQAFQRVRELTKGKEVQFDFVLGHGPEEKTWVGYIYIPLPESEESLILNAELLREGLVTLDESDVGRNLLGYFIEAQNEAQDKKVGLWTVMTRPRRKTEECPSCEIR, from the coding sequence ATGAAAACATGTCTTGTTTTTGTGGTGCTGATATTGATTCTGGTTCAGGTGGCCTATGCTGAAGAGGGTTTGGTTCCTCTGCGAATCGTCCGTTGGATTCGCCCCAATCTCCTTTTGGGGGAAGTGGTGCAGGAAGGAGAATCACAGAGGGTTCGGGTGAGGTTAGCGGGAGTGGTGCTTCCAGTGGGGAATGACCGGGTCTATGAACAGGCCTTCCAGCGGGTACGGGAGTTGACCAAAGGTAAAGAAGTGCAATTTGATTTTGTTCTGGGCCATGGTCCAGAGGAGAAAACCTGGGTGGGCTATATTTATATTCCCCTGCCGGAGAGTGAAGAGTCCCTCATCCTGAATGCCGAACTCCTGCGGGAGGGTCTGGTGACCCTCGACGAAAGCGATGTAGGGAGAAATCTCCTGGGCTATTTCATCGAAGCTCAAAACGAAGCTCAGGACAAAAAGGTGGGTCTCTGGACGGTGATGACTCGCCCAAGAAGGAAAACCGAAGAGTGTCCATCCTGTGAAATTCGCTGA